The genomic stretch CCGGGGAGACATACTTGTGCTTACGTTCTTCTGGATTAGGGATATACATATCCCACATCCATTCCATGATAGGGGTGGTCAGGAATCTACCTTGCGCAAACTTTTCATAGGAAGGACGTTTTGTGTCAGAGTCAACAAGTGGCCAAAGCAATAGCTGAAAAGTCAGCTTTGGACCTTTTTTTTCTTTTGCCATTAAGGCTACCACAGTGGACATATTACCACCCACACTGTTACCTGCAACTGCCAATCGGGATCCGTCGACTCCAATGGAACCTCCATTTTCACTAACCCATTTCGTTGCAGCATAAGCTTGGTTAATCGCCACAGGAAATTGGGCATCGGGAGTGGGTGTGTAATCCGGAAAGACGGCAACTGCACCGCTTTTCACTACCAGATCCCTCACCAGGCGTTTATGAGTCGGGTAGTCTCCCAACACCCATCCCCCACCGTGGAAAAACATAAAAACGGGCAGGTTATCCTTGGCACCTTTCGGCTTTACGATATGCAGGGTGATGGTTTGACCATCTTGAGTAATGGTTCTTTCGGATTCTTCAATGTCACTATAATCGTAGGACACTGAATTTTGTGCCCCCACAAGAACTTGGCGGGCATCTTTTGGGGATAATTTTTCCAAAGGCGGCCCATCCCCACTATTCAGGACTTTAAGAAATGCCCTGGTATCCTTTGAAATATTCGGGTCTTTTTCCCCAGGAATTGATTGTGCCATAATAGTTGTATTTAAGTGAGTTAAAATGAAAATAACGGCTACTATTGATAATTTGACATGCTTCATAATACGATGTTTAATGGGGTTGAAATTGATTTAAATCACTGGTTAGACTAAAGATCTTTTGAGCTTATCAATATAGCACCAAGCAAATTTTGACCATGGCTTAGGAAGGACTGAAGTAACTACCGGGTGACCAGTTGCTTCAAAATGTTTTTGAGCGTGCTGGTTTTGGGATGAATTACAGCATAGTACCACCCCACAAGTTTGGCAGAGTCGTAAATGAATCCATTTTCCTCCTATTTTCGCACATTCTTCGCAGACCTTGGTCTTGGTGGTTTTGAAGCTCTTTCTATTTAAATGCTCACAATATTTATATTCTCCCTCCATCACTATTGGGCCAACTTGTTCATTTTTAATTCAGCCAGGTATTGATGAACTTGACTGATGGCCATGGAACCTTCCCCAACTGCAGAAGCCACCCGTTTTACAGACCCCTTTCTTACATCCCCTACTGCGAAAAGCCCCGGTATGCTCCCCTCTAGGGACTGCGGTTTTCTTTGCTCAAAGATGGCACTTGCACTCATGGCCGATTCCATGACATCTACTCCAGTATATATGAAGCCTTTATCATCCATGGATACAATTCCATTCAACCATTCCGTACAGGGTTTTGCACCTATGAAGGTGAATAAGTTTGTTATTCCGATAATTTGGGATTTTCCTTCAGTATCCAGCACCAAATACTGCAAGTGGTGTGCTCCGTTCAGTTGAACAACATTGCTGTTGGTGTGAACAATGATATTGGGTGATGAATAAATTCTTTGGACTAAATAATCGCTCATTTTGTCCCCGAGATCATCTCCACGGATAATCACATGCACTTCAGCGGCGTGATCAGCCAAAAACAACGCAGCCTGACCTGCTGAATTCCCACCTCCTACCACACCGACCAATTCATTTTTGCAGGCAGAGGCATTCATTCCAGTAGCGGAATAAAATACACCGCTACCCTCGAAACGCTCAATGTTGTCTATAGGAAGTCGTCTATATTCGGCTCCGGTTGCAGCAATGAGGGATTTTGCCTTGATATGCTTTTTATTAGAAGCGCATAACGTAAAGTAATCGCCATTATATTCAACTTTTTCAGCTTTATGCGGAATAGAGATCGTGCACCCAAATTTCTGGGCTTGGAGGTAAGCCTTATTCGCAAGGTCATGTCCTGATATGCCGGTTGGAAATCCTAAGTAGTTTTCAATTTTAGTGCTTTTCCCTGCTTGCCCACCGGGAGCATTGCCATCAATGGTTACTACGGTCAATCCCTCTGAAGCCGCATAAACACTCGCAGCCAGCCCGGAAGGCCCTGCACCTACTACCAAGACATCGTAGATTGTATCTTCAAAGTCCATCAAAACTCCTGTTAACCTTGCTAGTTCAGCTATACCGGGATTCTTAAAAATCTCACCGGACATGCTGATTAGAATTGGCAAATCCGAGTAATTAAGATTAAAGCTTACCAGCAATTCTTTAGCTTCAATTGATTCATCAATGTTGAGAAAGGAGTGCCAGATGTGGTTTTTATCCATAAAATCCCGAAGTCCATAGGTCTCTTTGGATTTTTCCGAACCAATCACTTTTATTCCCCCAGTAAGCTCTTTTAGCATTACCTCTTGCCTCAAAAGAAATGCACTTAAAAGGACATCACTTATACCACTATGTTTGGAAATAATCCCTTTTAAGACTTCTGGTTTTATGCGCAACACACTGGCTCCTTGGGAAGCATACGCACTAAATGGGATGCTTCTATTGGACAACATACTGCTATCGCCTGTGAACTCATTGATCATATGAGTAGCCAAAACACGATAATCATCATGTGGATCTTTCATAGTTATCTCACCATCCAAAACCACATAAAAATCATAGTCACTATCACCAACCTGAAAAAGTAAGGTTTCCTTTTCGAAGGTCATTATAGTGCCAAATTGCTTGAGGGTGCTTATCTGTTTTTGGGTCAAAACCGGAAATCGTGGATCAGTCATTATGTAATTGTTTTAGTGGGATAGATGAATTATTGTTTATCAGAATCTCCGTTATCATAGATCGATATTATGCTTCAGTAAGAATTCATTGAGTTGCGGTACTGTTGGATTCTTAATGAAATCATTACCCATCATGACTGTAGGAAATTTTAAATCTCCATTATAAAGTGCTCGTATCCTTGTATTTGCTTCAGCATCAGTCTCTACATTAAAATCATCAAATTCTATCCATTTACTTTGCATATAATTGCGTAGGGCAGCTGACTTGGGACACCAATCAGTTCCGTATAGTTGTAATTTTGGCTTATCCATTTCTTGTAGTTAATTTTTTAAACATTGGATATATTCGTTCAGCATTAGACACTATAAATGGTGTTAGAGACATTAGTACTATAGATACTGCCAAAAATATTTGATAGTTATTGGCACTTATCAATTCATATTTTAATCCGCTTTGCGCAAGTACAAAAGAAAATTCACCTATTTGAGCGATTGAGAAGCCAACAGCAAAAGCGGTTTTCCATTCAAGTCCCAAAGCTTTTACGGCAAGTATTCCAGCTAATGCCTTTACAGCAAATGCAAACAGTATCCAAAACACAATCCAACCCAAATCAGTCATAAAGATCTCATAGTTGAGTAACATACCCATCGAAATGAAAAAGAAACTCATAAACACATATCGAAAAGGCAAAAAACAAGAAATAGCCATGTGATTGTAATCCGTTTCAGCAATAATCAACCCTGCGATAAAAGCCCCTAAAGCAAGGGAAAGCCCCAATTGTTCTGTTAGTAATGCAATAGCAGTTACAATAAAGACTGTGGCGATTAAAAATACTTCTTGGCTATGTATTTTCATGACAGTCTTTAAAAAATATGGAATTACAAATTTTGTTAACACATAGGCTATTCCACCCATTAAAACTAATTTCCCGAATAACAAACCTAATGCTACCCATAAATCTCCGCCTTCTCCAGCGATAATCGGTGTAAATAACATCAGAGGTACAATCATAATATCCTGAAATAGCAGTACAGCAAGAATAAATTTACCGTGAGGCGTAGCTATTTTATTAGAATCTTGCAATGTTTTTATTACAATAGCGGTACTACTTAAGGCATATAAAAAACCCCAAAACACACTTTCCTCCCAGCTTGGCCGCATAACAAGCCAAATAAGACCTGCGGTTATTATAATAGTAAAAAAAACTTGTGCACTTCCTCCACCTAAAACATACTTTTGAATCTTCTTTAAGTTAGTAAATGAAAATTCCAGACCTATAGTAAACAAAAGTAATATTATTCCTATTTCCGCATAAACTTCTACCTCTTCCATATTTGCAAAAAAGTCAGAGGTATTCGGGCTAAGTAAAACGCCGGTAATTAGATAACCAATAATGTATCTGATTTTAAGGAACCTGCAAATAATGATTACAGCTGTAGCGACGCCAAAAATGGCACAAATGTTTATAAGGATGTGGTGTTGCATAAGACTTATTTTACGATTCCCGGTAACTCAATGCTTTTGACGGACAAGCATCAATTTGACTTTTTAAAACTTCTAAAGAGGCATTTTCTGGCTTAACCCATGGTGATCCTTTTGGATCATACACCTTAGGCAGTGTCTTTACACACACAGCTGAATGAATGCACTTTTTGGGTTGCCAGATTATAGTTAAATCATCTTTTTGGTATTCTTTGATAGTTTCCATAATTGTGTTATTTAAGATTTCAAGACATCCCTAATTTCCTCCGACTTTCGGAACATAGAAGCAGCAAAAGGACACAAGGGAATAATCTTAATATTTTTCTCTCTGGCCATTTCAACAATTTTATATAGCATTTTCTTACCTACACCTTTACCATTATATTCAGGTTCAACATGCGTGGAATCAATAATAATCAATTCCTTTCCAGCTATTGAATAGGTCATTCTCCCTATACTTTTGTCAATCTCCTTTGCAGTTGCAGAGCCTTTAGTACCCTCTTCTTTTAGTAGTATTTCCATTTTTTATATTTTAAAATTTTATATCAGAAGTAAATACAAAATGATATAATGTATCTTCTCTAGCATTGGTTTGGAGAAATTCTCCAGGAAAAATTACATTCGACTCAAGTTCCAAGAAAACAAACTTGCTGAGCCGGTAACTTAGTATGGTTCCTATTTGATGCGCTATAAACCTTCCGTCACCTACAGCTGGATAATCCAAAGTCAATGCAGGCCCATATACTCCATCCTGCAAGGAATACCGCCAAAATGCAGCGTAATCAAATGACACTTCCAACTTATGAAAATATGTATTGATGTAAGGATGAACATCGATCAAATTGGATGGCCCAAACCGTGCTACCCTACCAAAATATGCACCTCGGGGATAAAGGGCATCAAAGGTATTTAATTTGTTATCCGTAGTATCTTTATCCCCGCTTATAGCCTCCGTTTTTAATCCCAAATTGACAATTTTACCAACTAGATTTACTTCTCTTTCAATATTTATTGAAAGTGTCCAAGCTGAAATAGTCTGGTCTCCAAACTTCCCAAATTGATAAACCGCTTCATTATTGTATGTTAGCTTTCTGTAATTTCCAAAATGCCTGATTCCCAAAGATGCCCTCCGCTCATTTTCCTTTCCACTATCATAGATTGCCTCATTTTCTTTTTGATATAAAGCATATGCATCCAGATTCGTTGAACCGGAAAAACTGGTGGTAGTGTAAACTCCCGAAAAGGTTTCATCAAAATTCAAATAATCATTATTGAACACCCCTTGTGATGATTTAACAGGAATGGAAAAGAATGTTTGCGCTTTAAAATTGTTGGTATGATAATTAAACTCAACAAAATCAAATGATCTTCTGACATTAGGCCCTTCCCTAATATCTACTAATCTTCCAGATCCCAAACGCATGTTATATCTCCCACCAGCGATACTCCATCTAGGTGCGAATTGATATTTGGCAAACAACTGGTTTACATAAAGCTCATTTTTATCAATTGGACTAATATCTTCTTTATCCGTTACCAAACTACTACCCACTTCTGCAAACAGTTCCAAATTCTTTCCAACTATTAAATGAGTATGTACTAGAAATCTATTTAAATACCAGATATTATCCTGAGTAAGATGACTGTCAAACTCGCCATTTATAAAGGACTCTGTTTGGAATCGCCAACTCCCGCCAAATGAAAGAGTCGTTCTTGGAAACAGATTAATTTCTTTTATATTCTGATACATACTCTTACTTTCAATTGTGTCTACAATTTTTAAATTATCATTTTGCCGCAACAAACTAAACTCCTGACAGTATCCAGTAACTTGAACTGTGATGAAAAACAAGAAGAAAACGACATATTTCATCACTTAAAACTGGAATATAACATATGAAATAAGTGCCTTTTTAAGTCACTTATTCATATATGGCAACTTAAACTGACCTAATTAATTGAATATTAAGAATTAATTTGACTGTATCACTTACTACAATATTACCTGATTCGGTCAATGCGCTCCAAGTAAGATTAAAATCTTTTCTATTAAGTGTCCCGGTAGCTTCAAAACCTGCTTTTGTTTGTCCGTAAGGATCAACAGCTATACCATTGAAATCAACATCAATTTTAACTTCTTTAGTAACATCTCTGATAGTTAATTCTCCGACTAATTTTTTCCCATCAAAGGATGTTGATTTAAATAATATTTCAGGATACTTTTCAGCATTGAAAAAATCATCTGATTTTAAGTGCGCGTCCCTATCATTGTTATGTGTGCTGATAGAATTCGTTTGAGCAGAAAAGCTAAAATCTGCATCAATAAAATCATCATTACTACTTTCAGCTGTTGCATTAAATTTCTCAAAATAGCCGGTTACTGTAGAAATCATCATGTGTTTTACTTTGAAGCTGATTTCAGAGTGTGCGGGATCGAGAGTCCACTTTGTTTTTGTTGTCATGCTCATTATATTTTTATTTAAATAGTAATTATCTTATTTGTTTTGATAGCCTCCATAAAAAATCACGGGAGACCAATTTGGTATTACTTCCGGTATCTTTGGATTTATACTTGCATATTCTTCTGAAGCATAAACAACATTACCTCCAACTACAGTAAGTATGGATTTTAACTTATTAATTTCTTCTTCAGGAATGGTAAAGTAATCATCTGATAATAAAGCAAAGTCTGCAAACATTCCCTTTTCCAATGTTCCTTTTACAGTTTCCTCATCAGAAATCCATGCGCTTCCTAGGGTGTATAAGTGCAATGCTTCTTCTCTTGATAGCCGATTTGAAGGTTCTGCCAATTGAAAATCCCCTACAGTCTTCCCTGTAATCAACCAATACAAAGCTGGCCAAGGATTGTAGCTAGCTACTCTTGTCCCGTCCGTTCCAGCTCCTACTGGAAGTCCCAGATCTATCATTTTCCGAACGGGTGGGGCTTCTTTTGCCTTGTCAATTCCATAACGCTCCACAAAAAACTCACCTGTATAGGCCAGACGAGCTTGAATCGCAACTCCTCCGTTTAGAGCTTTTATACGATTCAAATCCTCATCTTTAACAGTTTCAGCATGGTCGAAAAGCCATCTTTTGGATGCCAGTTTTCCGTTGGTTTCAAGGTTTACCTCTTCAATTACATCCAACATATTGGCTATGGTTTCTCCATAAGTCGCATGTATTCGAAATGGCCAACCATTGTCCACATGAAGCCTAATAATTTTCTTGAAATCTTTACGCCATCCCTGTCTATCTTCCAGCATGGGCTGGGGTGCTAAAAAATTTTCAAAATCGCCCGCACTCCATGACATAAACTCTCCCCCTCCTTCTAGCTCATACCCATGATCCAAATGAATCTCTCCATTATGACCGACCTCATTATTCTCCATCCATTCCTGAAATTCCCCATATTCTTCACCTTTGTTTTGCGGAAATAGATAATATGAAAGGCGAATGGGCATTTCACCTGCTTCAGCTAAAAGCTGGGTTCCTGAATAATCTGTGGGGAATTTGTGACCACCACCTCCGGCATCAATACCACTTGTAATCCCCAAGCTGTTTAGTTCACGATAGAACTGTCTGGTAGAATTTACCATCTCATCTTCAGACAAAGGAGGTAAACCGGCAATCGATTGATATAAAATGGTAGGATTAGGTTCTGCCAAAAGTACTCCTGTTAGTGTTCCATCAGCACCTTTTTCATATTCACCACCCTCCGGAGCTTTTGAAGTTTCATCAATTTTCAAAGCCTTCAAGCCAGCTGAATTTAACCAACCCCTGCTGTATAAAAACAGTACAAAAGTTGGTACTTCACCGGTAGCTTCATTAATTTCTTTAGGTGTAGGAAATCGTTTTTCATCGAATTGAAAAGGGCTCCAGCCACCTATTACACGAACCCATTGGCCTTCAGGAGTCCTTTCTGCCTGCTCTTTTAACATTTGCAAGGCTTTCTTCAAAGACTTCACCCCATCCCAACGTAGTTCCGCATTATAAAATCTCCCCCCTCTTGTCAGATGAAGATGCGAATCATTAAGCCCTGGAATTAAAGTTCTTCCTTGTGCATCAATGGTTTTGGTATTCCCATTTCCCAGCTTTAATATTTCCGCATCGGCCCCTGTCTCCAAAACCTTCCCATCCTTTACAGCGATGGCTTCAGTAATTGTTCTACTATTGTCCATAACAGCAACTTTAGCATTGTGGACAATCAGGTCAGCAAATATGACGTTCTTGTTTTCCTTTACGGAGCACGAAATAATAGCCAAGTAAATAGTTGAGGTCAATATAAATTGTTTCATCGCTGATATGATTGACACCCTCTGTTTCGACTGAAACAGAGGGTGTGATTACTAATGTTTAAGCATTTCTCTGGCATATTGGACTCCTATCCCATATGCCCCACCATATTTTACAACCAGATCATTTACTGGCTTATAAGTTTCCTGTCTTGCCCAGTCTCTTTGTAACTCCAGAAGATATTGCAATGAAGTGATTGGTTTTGCTCCTGCCTGAACCATGCGGGTGATAGATTGCTCGTGTGCTTCATTTGAAATATCACCTGATGCATCGGTAATTACATACACATCATATCCTTCACTGATAGCGGACAATACCGGCCCTACGATACATACGCTGGTCCAAAGACCACCCATAACCAATTTCTTTTTGCCTTTGCCTGTAATGGCTTTATGGGCATTAACGTCTTCCCATGTATTCATCGTGGTGCGGTCTATATAGGTGCTTTTATCTGGGTATGCTTCCAAAATTTCAGGAAACACCGGACCGCTAAAGGACTCTTCTGCCACGGTTGTGATTACAGTAGGTATATTGAATATTTTGGAAGCGCCCACCACCAGTGCAACATTGTTCCTCAATACTTCCATTGATATACTATTTGTTGCAAATGCCATTTGCCCTTCGTGATCAATCATTACCAAAGCGTGGTTGCTGGGATCTAATAATTCCGGACTTGGCTTTTGTGCAAAACCTACTATGGATAAAAATCCAATTGCGATAAATAGAATAGTTTTTTTCATTTGTTTATAATTTGTTTTTCAAAGGCCATATGGAATCTCGCATGGTTTATAATCATCCCAGCGGGTAATGTAATCGTCATACTCGATTTCATGTAAAATAAATTATGTCATTTAAGACGGGTATAAATAAATATTTGATTGTAATTATTAATGTATCGTATTCAATCCCACTAAATAATAAAGCGTAAAAAATATTTTACACTTTGGTATTTCCCATAGCATATCAGATATTTTCTGAATTTATCGGATCAATCAAGCTGAACAATAAATACAAATTGAAACATACCCAATAACAGAAAATAAATTATTGCACTTATTCTAACTATATGCCCTTTGCGATATACAACAAATAATACTAAACACATGCCAACTTTTCATCTATATGATTATCAGTGGTTTACGAAATTTTATGAGTTATTTTTTTTCTTAAATATTTTATTTTTCTGATATTTTAGAAATTTTTTCAGCTGATTTGATAGACTTTGAAGTAAAAACAATAATATGTCTGTTCAATAAAAAAACTAATCATGAAGTCAATATCTTAACAAAATACAACCAGATAAGTGAGAAAGAAAAAGCATGACAGGTCATTAAATAATAGAAACTTTCCAAAATTGGATTAAAAAGCACACATACTCTCAAAAAATTTTAACTTAGTCATAAAAAAGAGGCTGTCCCTACTTATCAGACAGCCTCCAACATACAGATTTTAGAAATATTATCTTCTTAGAATACTACTTGGGCACTGACAAATCCAAACAGTATATCATTACCCACGGTTACGCTCTTAAGGTACTCCCCTGAATTAAACCAACTCATACCTGTTGCCACGGAAACATGCCTCGTAGGCTGGAATATAAATACACCCGAAATCTGACTGCCTATATAGCGGGCAGGTGTGTCATCGAATTCAAAATACGGGATCATATTGGGTCTATAAATCCCGTCACCTGTACTATATCTCCACAGAAATGCATAATCACAGGTAATGGATGCTGCATTGCCTAATTTCAGACTCGCGCTTGGATGGACATCAATAAGGTTGCTTGGTCCTAAAGGCGCTGCCATACCAAAATAGGCTCCTGGAGCAAATAAAGGGTTCAATGTTTGGTGTTTACGGTCAGTATTACTTTTATCTCCACTGATTACATCAGTCTTAAGACCAATCTCAGGAGAATATGCCATTTCATTAAATCGATATGAGGTGGCAAAGGCCGTACTCCATGCAGCTATTTTCCTGTTTCCTATTGTTCCAAACTGATACCCACCCTCTAGATCATAACGCCATCTTCTACCGTTTTTAACTATACGGGCGCTTAGCGTATGCCTTTTTTCAATTCCCGCACCGTCATTAAAAATGGCTCTTCTATTGTAAAAACCCAGGTAATAAAAATTAAGAGCTATTTTCTGAGTGGAAATTGAAATATCAGAAAAACCTCCCCAAAGCCTCAAGTCCGGAGAAGAGGTATCGTCAAAAATACCGGTCCTGTCTTCCACAGCGTGCATATAAAACAGATCAGTATTGACCTTTGGTTTTCTTATGATGGCCTTTACCCCGTCAAACGAACGCCGGCTGTTGGGCGCATCCCTGACAGAAATTATCCGCTGTGATCCATAACTGAGTTCTTGCCTACCAGCTCTTAGAGTCAATGGTATACGGCTAAAAGGCTTATAATCTATAAACAGCTGATGAGCCTTCAGTGGATTCTCTTCTACAGGCACGAGAATTTCCCTGCTGTTAGCCAAGGCGCTTTGCACTTCTGCAAAAATCCGCACCTTATTTGAAAGGTGCAGATCCGCGTGAAGTAACCATCTCGTCAGCATAAACCCATCCTTATCCCTTAAAGCGTGATTCCAGCCCTCATTATCCATAATCAGGTACTGAACTCTGAAACTACCACCAAAACTGAGATAAACACCGTTATTGAATTTCAAGTATTTTAAACTAGAATACCAGTCGTTTACTGTATCCTTCTCTAATACGGAATAATCTTCCTCATATCGTATTTGCTGAAAAGGAACAACTTGCTGTCCATAGGTCGAAAAGCAAAAAAACAATAAGAGAATGAAGACTACACGCATTGTTGGTGAAGCCTTTATACTGATTGCCTAATAAGGGGGATAACCTTTGCACCGATCAATTTAATAGCTTGCAACAATTGCAAGTGGGATAACCCTGCATTATCCATTTGAAATGTAAACCGGTCTATGCCACCAAGTGCTTTACTGTGCCTTAGCAGTTTTTCAGCAACCTCTTCCGGCCCGCCAACTACCAATACTCCTTTGGGAGCTACTAATGAGTTGAATTGTGACCTGGTCACCGCTGGCCATCCGCGTTCTCTGCCTAATCTGGTCCACAGTTCTGCATAGCCCGGATAATAATCTGCAATCGCCTGTTCACTGGTTTCGGACACATAACCGGGAGAATGAAGCCCGACTTTCAGCTGCTCCGGTGAGTAGCCTGCTTTGCGACCAGCTTCGCGATACAGATCGACCAGAGGTCGGAACCGTTCTGTTTCACCACCTATTACGGCTACCATTAAGGGCAATCCCAATGTTCCTGCCCGCACAAATGATTCAGGAGTACCGCCTACTCCCAACCAAACAGGAAATTTTTTCTGCATCGCTCTGGGATATACAGGTTGATTTTCAAGAGCCGGCCTAAACTTGCCCTTCCACGTAATGAATTCTTTATCACGAATTTCAAGCAATAATTCCAGTTTTTCTTTAAAAAGCGCATCATAATCCTTAAGATTATAACCAAACAGCGGGTAAGCCTCTATCGCAGATCCCCGGCCGACGACCAGTTCTGCCCGGCCTTTTGAGATCAGGTCAAGCGTGGCAAAACTTTGGTAAACTCTAACGGGGTCATCAGTACTTAATACTTTAACAGCACTTCCAAGAATAATCCGTTTGGTTCTTGCAGCCGCCGCAGCCAGGATTACTTCCGGGGCAGAATCCAGAAATTCCTTTTTATGATGTTCACCAATACCAAAAACATCAAGTCCGGCTTCATCGGCAATTGAGATCCGATCCAATAGCTGCTCCATTGCATCTACGTTACTCAGGGATCTACTCCCATACATTGCCGAAGCAAAACTATCTATTCCTATTTCCATTTTTTTCTTGTTTAGTACTGTATTGAAAACTCTTATTTTTTTATGTGATTATCCGCAATGGTGCCAGTAAGGAGCTATAAGCAATGTAGGATATGGTCAACTTAAGAATTGAGCACGCATCGGTCTTCCTACCAGATAAGCAAAGTAATTGCTTAGGAAAGTGCATTGGGAGGTGGACCTCCTGCCGGCCTGCTTTTTTCTTCAGGAAGGGGTACATACTCTCCGTTATCCATTGGTGGTAAATCAATACGGCCCTGTTTCCAATCCTCTTTTGCCTGTTCAATCCTTTCTCTACTACTGGAAACAAAATTCCACCAGATATACCTATCACCCAGGTGTTCACCTCCTAGCATCATCAACGTGGCCTTTTCTCTGGCTATTATCAATGGGTCAACTCCTTTGGTGAACACAATCAGTTTTCCTGCGGGATAAGTGATTCCATTTACTTCGACGCTTCCCCTGACAATGTAGGCTCCCCGCTCGCTATGCCCTTTAGGTAAGCCAAAATGAGTCCCCTGCTCCAGCACCACATGCACATAGAACATGGGGGAATGTGTCTTGACATTGCTTTTCAAGCCATAGGCATCTCCGGCAATCAAACGCATCCAAACACCAGTATCCGTAAATACTGGCAATTGTTCAGGCTTATAGTTATCAAAGGACGGGTCACTTTCTTCATCCTTTTCAGGAAGTGCTACCCAAGTTTGAATCATTTCGAGTTCTCCTCCCGCCAGCATCGCCGGATCTTCAAAGCGTTCGCTATGTGTAATCCCCTTTCCGGCAGTCATCCAGTTTACTTCACCGGGAGTTATGACCTGCTCTATACCTAGGCTATCCCGGTGAGTTACATTTCCGCTGAACAAGTAGCTGACTGTGGATAAACCAATATGGGGATGTGGCAATACATCCAGACTGCTGATGGATCCTTTAGGCATATTTAATGGACCGCCGTGGTCCATAAAAATAAAAGGGCCAACCATTCTGCGAAGCTGATAGGGAAGGATTCGTTTAACTGCAAAGTCTGCCGAAATTTTGGCCTCTCTGGCTTCTATAACAATGTCTAGCATAATAAATTAATTATGATTATACAGTAATTTCATTTTATCACTGACGTTGATATGTTAATATTCCCCTTTAATGTTCGGGATATAGGACAATTTTCCGCAACCAACAACAGTTTTTGATTTGTTTCCGGATCTATCGGACTTCCTATACGGACACTTCGGTCAATATATGCTACAGTTTCTCCACTTTCTATTTTGTAATATATATTAGCCTCAATTTCTATTTCTGAGATATCCATTTGTTTTTGATCGATATACATCTTAAGGGTCGCTAATGTACAGGCTACCAAAGAGGATAGTAATAATGT from Algoriphagus sp. NG3 encodes the following:
- a CDS encoding alpha/beta hydrolase, which produces MKHVKLSIVAVIFILTHLNTTIMAQSIPGEKDPNISKDTRAFLKVLNSGDGPPLEKLSPKDARQVLVGAQNSVSYDYSDIEESERTITQDGQTITLHIVKPKGAKDNLPVFMFFHGGGWVLGDYPTHKRLVRDLVVKSGAVAVFPDYTPTPDAQFPVAINQAYAATKWVSENGGSIGVDGSRLAVAGNSVGGNMSTVVALMAKEKKGPKLTFQLLLWPLVDSDTKRPSYEKFAQGRFLTTPIMEWMWDMYIPNPEERKHKYVSPVNASLEELAGLPPALIQVAENDILYDEGVAYGRKLDEAGVPTTVTVYTGMIHDYGMLNPLSHIPGVQEALSQASAVLRDALFKE
- a CDS encoding UBP-type zinc finger domain-containing protein; its protein translation is MEGEYKYCEHLNRKSFKTTKTKVCEECAKIGGKWIHLRLCQTCGVVLCCNSSQNQHAQKHFEATGHPVVTSVLPKPWSKFAWCYIDKLKRSLV
- a CDS encoding FAD-dependent oxidoreductase encodes the protein MTDPRFPVLTQKQISTLKQFGTIMTFEKETLLFQVGDSDYDFYVVLDGEITMKDPHDDYRVLATHMINEFTGDSSMLSNRSIPFSAYASQGASVLRIKPEVLKGIISKHSGISDVLLSAFLLRQEVMLKELTGGIKVIGSEKSKETYGLRDFMDKNHIWHSFLNIDESIEAKELLVSFNLNYSDLPILISMSGEIFKNPGIAELARLTGVLMDFEDTIYDVLVVGAGPSGLAASVYAASEGLTVVTIDGNAPGGQAGKSTKIENYLGFPTGISGHDLANKAYLQAQKFGCTISIPHKAEKVEYNGDYFTLCASNKKHIKAKSLIAATGAEYRRLPIDNIERFEGSGVFYSATGMNASACKNELVGVVGGGNSAGQAALFLADHAAEVHVIIRGDDLGDKMSDYLVQRIYSSPNIIVHTNSNVVQLNGAHHLQYLVLDTEGKSQIIGITNLFTFIGAKPCTEWLNGIVSMDDKGFIYTGVDVMESAMSASAIFEQRKPQSLEGSIPGLFAVGDVRKGSVKRVASAVGEGSMAISQVHQYLAELKMNKLAQ
- a CDS encoding glutaredoxin family protein, producing the protein MDKPKLQLYGTDWCPKSAALRNYMQSKWIEFDDFNVETDAEANTRIRALYNGDLKFPTVMMGNDFIKNPTVPQLNEFLLKHNIDL
- a CDS encoding cation:proton antiporter, which encodes MQHHILINICAIFGVATAVIIICRFLKIRYIIGYLITGVLLSPNTSDFFANMEEVEVYAEIGIILLLFTIGLEFSFTNLKKIQKYVLGGGSAQVFFTIIITAGLIWLVMRPSWEESVFWGFLYALSSTAIVIKTLQDSNKIATPHGKFILAVLLFQDIMIVPLMLFTPIIAGEGGDLWVALGLLFGKLVLMGGIAYVLTKFVIPYFLKTVMKIHSQEVFLIATVFIVTAIALLTEQLGLSLALGAFIAGLIIAETDYNHMAISCFLPFRYVFMSFFFISMGMLLNYEIFMTDLGWIVFWILFAFAVKALAGILAVKALGLEWKTAFAVGFSIAQIGEFSFVLAQSGLKYELISANNYQIFLAVSIVLMSLTPFIVSNAERIYPMFKKLTTRNG
- a CDS encoding (4Fe-4S)-binding protein: METIKEYQKDDLTIIWQPKKCIHSAVCVKTLPKVYDPKGSPWVKPENASLEVLKSQIDACPSKALSYRES
- a CDS encoding GNAT family N-acetyltransferase, with protein sequence MEILLKEEGTKGSATAKEIDKSIGRMTYSIAGKELIIIDSTHVEPEYNGKGVGKKMLYKIVEMAREKNIKIIPLCPFAASMFRKSEEIRDVLKS